The Kineothrix sp. MB12-C1 genome includes a window with the following:
- a CDS encoding methylglyoxal synthase, with protein MNIALIAHDAKKKLMQNFCIAYKGILSKNELFATGTTGRLIEEVTNLNVHKYLAGHLGGEQQIGAQIEHNEMDLVIFLRDPLTPKSHEPDVNNVVRLCDVHNIPLATNLASAELLIKSLDRGDLEWREMYK; from the coding sequence ATGAACATTGCACTGATTGCACATGATGCAAAAAAGAAGCTGATGCAGAACTTCTGTATCGCTTACAAGGGAATATTGAGCAAAAATGAGCTTTTTGCTACAGGAACGACAGGACGTTTAATCGAAGAAGTGACTAACTTAAATGTGCACAAATATCTTGCCGGACATCTGGGGGGGGAACAGCAGATAGGTGCGCAGATCGAACACAATGAAATGGATCTCGTTATCTTTCTTCGCGACCCATTAACACCGAAGTCACATGAGCCAGATGTTAACAATGTAGTACGTTTATGCGATGTGCATAACATTCCTTTGGCAACCAATCTCGCTTCGGCGGAACTTCTGATAAAATCCCTGGACAGAGGAGACTTAGAGTGGCGTGAGATGTATAAATAA
- a CDS encoding FtsW/RodA/SpoVE family cell cycle protein yields the protein MLKQYRIRDYDFKLVLLVISLTVIGIFAVGSAKESMQKTQIAGFILGLFLMLVLSLFDYSVLLKLNWLFYIGNFVLLALVAVMGETKNGAQRWIELFGIEFQPSETAKILLILFYAQFIMKHKERLNTFKNIGICCILILPPLAFIFKQPNLSTTIVLAVVFCVIMFVGGLHWKIVSSVLAVIVPVFVITLTIILQPDQSLIRGYQQTRILAWLHPEEYATTEAYQQLNSIMAIGSGQLEGKGYKTNVISSVKNGNFISEPQTDFIFAVIGEEFGFVGTCTVIILVILITLECLLVARRAKDLAGSIIAAGMAGLIGFQGFLNIGVTTGLLPNTGVTLPFVSYGLTSLLSLYIGIGFVLNVGLQCKSKY from the coding sequence ATGCTAAAACAATATAGAATACGGGATTATGACTTTAAACTTGTTCTTTTAGTGATTTCCCTTACTGTAATCGGCATTTTTGCGGTGGGCAGTGCAAAGGAGTCTATGCAAAAAACGCAAATTGCCGGTTTTATTCTCGGCTTATTTTTGATGCTTGTACTCTCACTTTTTGATTACTCTGTGTTATTAAAGCTAAATTGGTTGTTTTATATCGGCAATTTTGTTCTTCTGGCGTTAGTTGCGGTAATGGGAGAGACCAAGAATGGAGCCCAGCGCTGGATCGAATTGTTCGGAATTGAATTCCAACCGTCGGAAACTGCGAAAATCTTATTGATTCTGTTTTACGCACAGTTTATAATGAAACATAAGGAACGGCTCAACACATTTAAAAATATCGGCATATGTTGTATACTTATATTGCCGCCGCTCGCTTTTATCTTCAAACAGCCCAATCTATCGACAACGATCGTACTGGCAGTTGTTTTTTGTGTCATAATGTTTGTAGGTGGATTGCATTGGAAGATTGTATCCAGTGTGTTGGCGGTCATTGTTCCGGTATTTGTAATTACGCTGACCATAATCTTGCAGCCCGACCAATCACTAATACGTGGTTATCAGCAGACTCGTATTTTAGCCTGGCTGCATCCGGAAGAATATGCTACGACAGAGGCTTATCAACAGTTGAATTCCATCATGGCAATCGGCTCAGGGCAATTGGAGGGGAAGGGCTATAAGACGAATGTCATCAGTTCTGTGAAGAATGGTAATTTTATTTCAGAACCGCAGACAGACTTCATTTTTGCAGTTATTGGAGAAGAATTCGGCTTTGTCGGAACATGTACGGTAATTATTTTAGTGATTTTAATTACATTGGAATGCCTTTTAGTGGCACGAAGGGCCAAGGATCTTGCCGGTTCCATCATAGCTGCCGGAATGGCAGGTTTAATTGGATTTCAGGGCTTTTTGAATATAGGGGTAACTACGGGACTTCTTCCGAATACGGGAGTAACGTTGCCATTTGTAAGTTACGGTCTGACTTCACTTCTTAGCCTGTATATTGGAATCGGTTTTGTTTTAAACGTTGGCTTACAATGTAAAAGTAAATATTAA
- a CDS encoding twitching motility protein PilT, which produces MVRLIVGNKGKGKTKHLLDMVNAEVKTASGNITYLDKSTKHMYELNNKIRLINAMDYMITNSDEFVGFICGIISQDHDLQQMYFDSFLKIACLEDQEVLPTIEKLEKIGESFGVHFVLSISIEENELPESLKSKVVVAL; this is translated from the coding sequence ATGGTTCGATTAATAGTAGGTAATAAGGGAAAAGGCAAAACAAAACATTTACTTGATATGGTAAATGCCGAAGTGAAAACAGCATCAGGAAATATTACATATTTAGACAAAAGCACGAAGCATATGTATGAATTGAACAATAAGATTCGTTTAATTAATGCAATGGATTACATGATTACGAACAGCGATGAATTTGTTGGTTTTATCTGCGGTATTATCTCTCAGGATCACGATTTGCAGCAGATGTATTTTGACAGCTTTTTGAAAATAGCATGTCTGGAGGATCAAGAAGTCCTTCCTACGATTGAGAAATTGGAAAAAATTGGAGAATCGTTTGGCGTACATTTCGTTTTAAGTATTTCCATAGAGGAAAATGAATTACCGGAAAGTCTGAAATCGAAGGTTGTTGTAGCTCTTTAA
- the minE gene encoding cell division topological specificity factor MinE, with the protein MGFATFFKRKSSREIAKDRLKILLISDRVNCSPEMMEMIKTDIAKVISKYMKIDAKSMEIQITKTGTKGRGKMPSLYASIPIIDVNK; encoded by the coding sequence ATGGGATTCGCGACATTTTTTAAAAGAAAGAGTTCCCGGGAAATAGCTAAAGACAGGCTGAAGATTTTATTGATATCCGACCGGGTAAATTGTTCTCCGGAAATGATGGAGATGATTAAGACGGATATTGCCAAAGTGATTTCAAAATATATGAAAATAGATGCAAAAAGCATGGAAATACAAATTACAAAGACCGGAACAAAGGGACGAGGCAAGATGCCGTCTCTGTATGCCAGCATTCCGATTATCGATGTAAATAAATAA
- a CDS encoding D-alanyl-D-alanine carboxypeptidase family protein: MRCINNKILRMNIGMGAICALLTGCGSTPYSMAYSPDYPVSSYRIFDLEENADVAIPFATDLCVVDGTITGDAEITNSSSAALFSLSSDETLYAKNVHEKLAPASLTKVMTALVALKYGSPDEVLTASSNVKITESGAQMAGIKEGDQMTLIQALHLLLINSANDAAVMVAEGIGGSVEGFSELMNQEAKVIGATNSNFVNPHGLTADNHYVTAYDMYLIFNAALGYELFNEIISMPTYTTVYKDRNGNDKEISVNTTNLYLQGETNAPDAITVIGGKTGTTNAAGHCLILLSRDSSSKPYISVILRSEGRDTLYGDMTELLSEIKN; this comes from the coding sequence GTGAGATGTATAAATAATAAAATTCTTCGTATGAATATAGGTATGGGAGCGATATGTGCCCTTCTTACGGGGTGTGGCAGCACGCCTTATAGCATGGCATATTCTCCCGATTATCCGGTTAGCAGCTACCGCATCTTTGATTTGGAAGAGAATGCGGATGTTGCCATACCTTTTGCTACTGATTTATGTGTGGTAGACGGTACTATTACCGGAGATGCAGAGATTACCAATTCCAGTTCAGCCGCTCTTTTTTCTTTATCTTCTGATGAAACATTGTATGCGAAAAATGTGCATGAGAAGCTGGCGCCAGCCAGCCTTACCAAGGTGATGACAGCGCTCGTAGCGTTAAAGTACGGTTCTCCTGATGAAGTTCTGACAGCATCATCAAATGTTAAGATTACGGAATCAGGGGCTCAGATGGCAGGCATCAAGGAGGGAGATCAGATGACTTTAATACAAGCACTTCATCTTCTTCTTATTAATTCTGCCAACGATGCTGCCGTTATGGTGGCAGAAGGAATTGGCGGAAGTGTGGAAGGCTTCAGCGAACTGATGAATCAGGAGGCGAAAGTGATCGGTGCTACTAATAGTAATTTTGTGAATCCTCATGGACTTACAGCAGATAATCATTATGTAACGGCATATGATATGTACCTTATATTCAATGCGGCTTTAGGCTATGAGCTGTTCAATGAGATTATTTCCATGCCTACCTATACTACCGTTTATAAGGATAGGAATGGGAATGACAAAGAGATTTCCGTGAATACGACAAATCTCTATTTGCAGGGAGAGACGAATGCTCCCGATGCGATAACTGTAATCGGAGGTAAGACCGGTACGACTAATGCTGCAGGACACTGTTTAATATTGCTTTCCAGAGACTCTTCAAGCAAGCCGTATATTTCTGTAATTCTCCGCTCCGAAGGGAGAGATACTCTCTATGGGGATATGACCGAATTGTTAAGCGAAATAAAGAATTAA
- a CDS encoding septum site-determining protein MinC has product MKNAVIIKSFQNGISVYLDPLLPFEELLEEVAFKFKESSRFFKNAKMAISLDGRSLTEDEERRVLDAISMNSDLHIVCLVGKDEETNQNYLKALQQLDYGDLEQENEGHFYRGTLRNGQILETESSIVVLGDVYPGSSIISTKDIVILGGLFGKAYAGANGEEGHFVVALEMSPEKLKIGDFKYKNSDRQIKWPIKPKVQPKIAYVKNDRVVMEPITKELLSGLAL; this is encoded by the coding sequence ATGAAAAATGCTGTAATCATCAAAAGCTTTCAAAACGGGATTTCCGTATATCTGGACCCGTTACTTCCTTTTGAGGAATTATTAGAGGAGGTAGCCTTTAAGTTCAAGGAGTCCAGCCGTTTTTTCAAAAATGCGAAAATGGCAATTTCTTTGGATGGCAGGTCTTTGACGGAAGATGAAGAGCGCCGGGTTTTGGATGCGATAAGCATGAATTCAGACCTTCATATTGTATGCCTTGTAGGCAAAGATGAGGAGACGAATCAAAATTATTTGAAAGCGCTTCAGCAACTGGACTATGGCGATCTCGAACAGGAGAATGAAGGACATTTTTATCGTGGAACTTTAAGAAATGGGCAGATTTTAGAAACGGAATCAAGCATCGTAGTGTTAGGCGATGTTTACCCCGGAAGTTCCATTATTTCCACAAAAGATATCGTGATTCTGGGAGGGCTGTTTGGAAAGGCTTATGCCGGAGCAAATGGAGAGGAAGGTCATTTCGTTGTTGCACTTGAAATGTCGCCGGAGAAATTAAAAATTGGCGATTTCAAATATAAAAATAGCGATAGACAAATTAAATGGCCAATCAAACCAAAAGTACAACCGAAGATTGCTTATGTAAAAAACGACAGAGTTGTGATGGAACCCATTACTAAAGAATTACTGAGCGGCCTGGCATTATAA
- the minD gene encoding septum site-determining protein MinD, producing MSEVIVVTSGKGGVGKTTTSANVGTGLAAMGKKVVLIDTDIGLRNLDVVMGLENRIVYNLVDVIEGKCRVKQALIRDKRHQSLYLMPSAQTRDKSSVTPQQMIKMIHQLKEQFDYVILDCPAGIEQGFQNAIAGADRALVVTTPEVSAIRDADRIIGLLEANEFKQIDLIINRMRYDMVKRGDMMSAADVVDILSIPLIGIVPDDENVVIATNQGEPLVGNDTMAGRAYQNICERVLGKEIPFIDFEKTVSFWTRVTGIFHKN from the coding sequence ATGAGTGAAGTAATTGTCGTCACATCAGGAAAAGGCGGGGTAGGCAAGACCACTACCTCAGCAAATGTGGGTACAGGTCTGGCTGCGATGGGTAAAAAAGTAGTCCTTATCGATACAGATATCGGACTGAGGAATCTTGATGTTGTTATGGGACTTGAGAATCGGATTGTCTATAATCTGGTAGATGTTATTGAAGGAAAGTGTAGGGTAAAGCAAGCTCTTATCAGGGACAAGCGTCATCAGAGTCTCTATCTGATGCCCTCTGCACAGACGAGGGACAAATCTTCCGTAACGCCCCAGCAGATGATAAAGATGATTCACCAATTGAAGGAACAGTTCGACTACGTCATTTTGGATTGCCCGGCAGGAATTGAACAAGGCTTTCAAAATGCCATTGCAGGTGCCGACAGAGCGCTCGTCGTAACGACGCCGGAAGTGTCGGCGATTCGAGATGCTGACCGTATTATCGGTCTGCTGGAGGCTAATGAATTCAAACAAATCGACTTAATTATTAACCGGATGCGCTATGACATGGTGAAAAGGGGAGATATGATGAGTGCCGCAGACGTGGTGGACATCCTATCCATACCCTTAATCGGTATTGTACCAGACGATGAAAACGTAGTGATAGCAACCAATCAGGGAGAACCTCTTGTTGGAAATGATACAATGGCCGGACGAGCTTACCAGAATATCTGCGAGCGTGTGCTCGGCAAAGAAATCCCTTTCATTGATTTTGAAAAGACGGTTTCTTTCTGGACAAGAGTAACAGGTATATTCCATAAAAATTAA